One genomic window of Leptotrichia shahii includes the following:
- a CDS encoding BamA/OMP85 family outer membrane protein encodes MSKQRVRNKIYALIITVTLFMSVNNLSEAEEKSTVAGMELADNAGRISSREELDNDDRISDIKSRYTTEEVELGNELSSKKAKKNRRNSARQAAKGKGKTNNVFEADRETKHDLKVGSIEFSNLKELSPDLLLSKIPVKSGDSYTNKKLSDIYLSLKRLGYISEANVYPKIRGNTVNIMVEVAEVENASAIIQRKQMQEEMKKETEYTVASIDIEGLQTRRKEEYLKNLPIKPGDIFVPQKAVDGAQKIFDSGYFSTVEPKIDRKADNTVSIVYEVKENPAIQSISFEGNTLYKDAELEKALGIKKGEILNGNLLNPDKNGIIKLYNKDGYSVARIESINVSNEGDIKIGLSEGVVDSVEFEKAPSRKDNERQSEKRSVLRTKPYIFERVQKIKPGQIFQTKNIKDTVEELYRTGMFTSIEPVLEGKEDDPNARVVKLLVEERPTTTINGSISYGTSVGLVGELKLADSNFLGKGQDAAITLSASNKGDKTFDISWFDPWIRGTERVQAGGTIYWNVSVDDNADPDEVEKVKKIGTRWTIGKGLNSDLYVRLAARYDHYEELFSNKKVNDKYNLLAVGPSLIYDTRNNQYSPTKGIYSIFSYERGELINDPRKYDQFEADLRAYHPTFFGDKNVMAYRVAWGSTGSGTPEALRFSIGGAESIRGYDYSAFDGYDKFHATIENRTKINDTLQLVAFFDIGNAWQKESKDPITGKKIYKPNRKDAHDFKDLKKGYGVGVRLNTPIGPLRFDYGWPMDPEKKGEKKDKGKFYFSFGQSF; translated from the coding sequence ATGTCAAAACAAAGAGTAAGAAATAAAATTTATGCTTTGATCATTACGGTGACATTATTTATGTCTGTAAATAATTTATCGGAAGCTGAAGAAAAAAGCACAGTAGCTGGAATGGAATTGGCGGATAATGCAGGTAGAATATCTAGCCGTGAAGAGTTAGATAACGATGATAGAATTTCAGACATTAAAAGCAGATATACTACTGAAGAAGTAGAACTTGGTAATGAATTATCGAGTAAAAAGGCTAAAAAAAATAGAAGAAATTCAGCACGTCAAGCAGCAAAAGGAAAAGGTAAAACAAATAATGTATTTGAAGCAGATAGAGAAACAAAACATGATTTAAAAGTTGGTTCGATTGAATTTTCAAATTTAAAAGAGTTATCTCCAGATTTGTTATTGTCAAAAATACCTGTAAAATCAGGGGATAGCTATACTAATAAAAAACTTAGTGATATTTATCTTTCACTTAAAAGACTGGGATACATCTCGGAAGCAAATGTTTATCCCAAAATTCGTGGAAATACTGTAAATATAATGGTTGAAGTTGCAGAAGTTGAAAATGCTTCAGCAATTATTCAAAGAAAACAAATGCAAGAAGAGATGAAAAAAGAGACAGAATATACTGTAGCAAGTATTGATATTGAAGGATTGCAAACTCGTAGAAAAGAAGAATATCTAAAGAATTTGCCAATTAAGCCAGGAGATATTTTCGTACCGCAAAAGGCAGTTGATGGAGCACAAAAAATATTTGACTCTGGATATTTTTCAACAGTTGAACCAAAAATTGACAGAAAAGCGGATAATACTGTTTCAATAGTTTATGAAGTAAAAGAAAATCCAGCTATTCAAAGTATAAGTTTTGAAGGAAATACACTGTATAAAGATGCTGAGTTAGAAAAAGCTTTAGGCATAAAAAAAGGTGAAATTTTAAACGGTAATTTATTGAATCCTGATAAGAATGGAATAATAAAGTTATACAATAAGGATGGATATTCTGTTGCAAGAATTGAGTCAATAAACGTTTCAAATGAAGGGGATATAAAAATAGGATTGTCTGAAGGAGTTGTTGATTCTGTAGAATTTGAAAAGGCGCCTTCTAGAAAGGATAATGAAAGACAGTCTGAAAAACGTTCTGTCTTAAGAACAAAACCTTATATATTTGAGAGAGTTCAAAAAATAAAACCTGGACAAATTTTTCAAACTAAAAATATAAAGGATACGGTAGAAGAACTTTACAGAACAGGAATGTTTACTTCAATAGAGCCAGTTCTTGAAGGAAAAGAGGATGATCCAAATGCAAGAGTTGTAAAATTACTTGTAGAAGAACGTCCAACTACTACAATTAATGGAAGTATTTCTTATGGAACTTCTGTTGGTTTAGTAGGGGAACTTAAACTAGCAGATTCAAACTTCTTGGGAAAAGGTCAAGATGCCGCAATTACTTTATCAGCTTCAAATAAAGGAGATAAAACATTTGATATTAGCTGGTTTGATCCTTGGATAAGAGGAACTGAACGTGTTCAAGCAGGAGGAACAATTTACTGGAATGTATCAGTTGATGACAATGCTGATCCAGATGAAGTGGAAAAAGTTAAAAAAATTGGTACTCGTTGGACAATTGGTAAAGGACTTAATAGCGATCTTTATGTAAGATTGGCAGCAAGATACGATCATTATGAAGAATTATTCTCAAATAAAAAAGTAAATGATAAATATAATTTGCTTGCAGTAGGGCCATCATTAATTTATGATACAAGAAATAATCAATATAGTCCTACAAAAGGAATTTATTCAATATTTTCTTATGAAAGAGGAGAACTTATAAATGATCCTAGAAAGTATGATCAGTTTGAAGCCGATTTAAGAGCTTATCATCCAACATTCTTTGGTGATAAAAATGTAATGGCGTATAGAGTAGCTTGGGGATCAACAGGAAGCGGAACACCGGAAGCATTGAGATTTAGCATAGGTGGAGCTGAATCAATTCGTGGATATGATTATAGTGCATTTGATGGATATGATAAATTTCATGCAACTATTGAAAATAGAACAAAAATCAATGACACGTTGCAGCTAGTAGCATTCTTTGATATAGGAAATGCTTGGCAAAAGGAGTCAAAAGATCCTATTACTGGTAAAAAAATCTATAAACCAAATAGAAAAGATGCTCATGACTTTAAAGATCTTAAAAAAGGTTATGGAGTTGGGGTAAGATTGAATACGCCAATTGGACCGTTAAGATTTGATTATGGTTGGCCTATGGATCCAGAGAAAAAAGGTGAGAAAAAAGATAAAGGTAAATTTTACTTTAGCTTTGGACAATCATTCTAG
- a CDS encoding DUF4878 domain-containing protein yields the protein MKKLLLGIFMLLCLVSCGSGPNDTVSKFINNIKAGKPREAAKYAIDDSFEGDLEITYNNKTQELLFKTLLKNLEYKIVGTEKQDNDTTIVTVEVTNLDVQKVFLQVFQKMSQEVFTNKDSKSLSVEERFKQEIEAKDKPKTKNRTKFIVKKTPQGEKVVVTAENIDVLLGKLNTTLLNLGNLGKEEETAVELPETGPSTGVSQKPEELRDQNK from the coding sequence ATGAAAAAATTACTGTTAGGGATATTTATGCTTTTATGCCTAGTTAGCTGTGGATCAGGGCCTAACGACACAGTTTCAAAATTTATTAATAATATAAAGGCTGGCAAGCCGAGAGAAGCGGCAAAATATGCTATTGATGATAGTTTTGAAGGAGATTTAGAAATAACATATAATAATAAAACTCAGGAATTACTTTTTAAAACATTGTTAAAAAATCTTGAATATAAAATAGTTGGAACAGAAAAGCAGGATAATGACACTACTATTGTAACTGTAGAAGTAACAAATTTAGATGTACAAAAAGTATTTTTACAAGTTTTCCAAAAAATGTCACAAGAAGTTTTTACAAATAAAGATTCTAAGTCACTTTCAGTTGAAGAAAGATTTAAACAGGAGATTGAAGCAAAAGATAAACCAAAAACAAAAAACAGAACAAAATTTATAGTTAAGAAGACTCCACAAGGAGAAAAAGTAGTAGTAACAGCTGAAAATATTGATGTATTGCTTGGGAAGCTTAATACAACCTTATTAAATTTGGGTAATCTTGGAAAAGAAGAAGAAACAGCAGTAGAACTTCCAGAAACAGGACCATCAACAGGAGTATCACAAAAGCCTGAAGAACTTAGAGATCAAAATAAATAA
- a CDS encoding porin family protein, translating to MKKTLISLFLVLGAASFADTGKIEARGGIDFGGKYHYGGNYKDQKTKNSSGEIGVEYRNEVVPGLEVGGGTAFQFHKDLKDKVSGQNEKNYSSVPVYATAKYTFDTQTAVKPYLKGDLGYSFNSGNHDYGTLGKFEAKNGLYYGVGGGINFNNVNVELMYKENQGDYKYEGPLGVSRKYDANYRRVSLGVGYDFNLGN from the coding sequence ATGAAAAAAACATTAATTAGTTTATTTTTAGTTTTAGGAGCCGCTTCATTTGCCGATACTGGAAAAATTGAAGCTAGAGGTGGAATAGATTTCGGTGGAAAATACCATTATGGAGGAAACTACAAAGATCAAAAAACTAAAAACAGTTCAGGAGAAATCGGAGTTGAATATAGAAATGAAGTAGTTCCTGGATTAGAAGTTGGAGGAGGTACAGCTTTCCAATTCCACAAAGATTTAAAAGATAAAGTAAGTGGACAAAATGAAAAAAACTATAGTTCTGTTCCAGTTTATGCAACTGCAAAATATACTTTTGATACACAAACAGCAGTAAAACCTTATTTAAAAGGTGATTTAGGATATTCATTCAATAGTGGAAATCACGATTATGGAACTTTAGGAAAATTCGAAGCTAAAAATGGATTATACTATGGAGTAGGTGGAGGAATTAACTTCAACAACGTAAACGTGGAACTTATGTATAAAGAAAACCAAGGTGACTATAAATATGAAGGACCTTTAGGTGTATCTAGAAAATATGATGCTAACTACAGAAGAGTATCTCTTGGTGTAGGTTATGATTTCAACTTAGGAAACTAA
- the lpxD gene encoding UDP-3-O-(3-hydroxymyristoyl)glucosamine N-acyltransferase, with protein MYDIKEIARLVSGKINGNENLVLKKLSPFFYATEDELTFAADEKMLKNIEKCNAGAIVVPPLKNLPKDRTYIIVEKNPRELMPILLNYFKPKIKPFEKAIEDSALIDETANVSRINTYIGHNVKIGKNVVIYPNVSIFEGTEIGEGTIVYSNVTIREFSKIGKKCIFQPGAVIGSDGFGYIKVKGDNVKIDQIGNVILEDEVEIGANTCIDRGAIGDTIVKKGTKIDNLVHIGHNDVIGSNCFIIAQVGISGSVEVGDNSILAGQVGVAGHLKIGNNVVIAAKSGVTNDVPDGKKMSGYPLREHMEDLRVKMSMGKVPELVKRVKKLEKNINTKFEDKK; from the coding sequence ATGTATGATATAAAAGAAATAGCAAGATTAGTTAGTGGAAAAATAAATGGAAATGAAAATTTGGTCTTAAAGAAATTATCGCCGTTTTTTTATGCGACAGAAGATGAACTGACTTTCGCAGCAGATGAAAAAATGTTAAAAAATATTGAAAAATGTAATGCTGGGGCAATAGTTGTTCCGCCATTGAAAAATTTGCCAAAAGATAGAACGTATATTATAGTTGAAAAAAATCCGAGAGAACTGATGCCGATTTTATTAAATTATTTTAAGCCAAAAATAAAGCCGTTTGAAAAAGCAATAGAAGATTCGGCATTAATAGATGAAACAGCGAATGTTTCAAGAATTAACACTTATATTGGACATAATGTGAAAATTGGTAAAAATGTTGTAATCTATCCAAATGTTTCGATTTTTGAAGGAACAGAAATCGGAGAAGGAACGATTGTTTATTCAAATGTTACTATTAGGGAATTTTCTAAGATTGGTAAAAAATGTATTTTTCAACCAGGAGCTGTTATCGGGTCTGATGGGTTTGGTTATATAAAAGTAAAAGGCGATAATGTAAAGATAGATCAGATTGGAAATGTTATATTGGAAGATGAAGTTGAAATTGGAGCAAATACTTGTATTGATAGAGGAGCTATTGGTGATACAATTGTAAAAAAAGGTACAAAGATTGATAATTTAGTTCACATTGGTCATAATGATGTGATTGGTTCTAATTGTTTTATTATTGCACAAGTTGGAATTTCTGGAAGTGTGGAAGTGGGAGATAATTCAATACTTGCAGGACAAGTTGGAGTAGCAGGACATCTTAAAATCGGAAACAATGTGGTAATTGCGGCAAAATCAGGTGTTACAAATGATGTGCCGGATGGAAAGAAAATGTCAGGTTATCCGTTAAGAGAGCATATGGAAGATTTGAGAGTGAAAATGTCAATGGGGAAAGTGCCTGAACTTGTAAAACGAGTGAAAAAACTTGAAAAAAATATTAATACAAAATTTGAGGATAAAAAATAA